The following are from one region of the Stanieria sp. NIES-3757 genome:
- a CDS encoding homoaconitate hydratase family protein codes for MNKLEHILYLGDDINTDDIISAKRGTNGDLEHLARYALEHLLGENQLKKYNIIEAGDNFGCGSSREYAPLAIKAAGIKKVRKLLNIFKKE; via the coding sequence ATGAATAAGTTGGAACACATTCTTTATTTAGGAGATGACATCAATACTGATGATATTATTTCTGCTAAACGAGGAACTAATGGCGATCTAGAACACTTGGCAAGGTATGCTTTAGAACATCTGCTCGGAGAAAATCAATTAAAAAAATACAATATTATCGAAGCTGGAGATAATTTTGGTTGTGGTTCGAGTCGAGAATACGCACCTTTAGCAATTAAAGCAGCAGGAATTAAAAAAGTCCGCAAACTATTGAATATCTTCAAAAAAGAATAA
- a CDS encoding putative adenine-specific DNA-methyltransferase, whose translation MNNLSIFEKSTSIETQFNPEHRLVLYPGNVYEFLATIPNQSITLIVTSPPYNLGKNYEQRISIQDYLQQQEPIIEELTRVLKSDGSICWQVGNYVEQGEIFPLDIFYYQIFKKYNFLLKNRIIWHFGHGLHASKKFSGRYETILWFTKSQNYIFNLDAVRVPSKYPGKRHYKGKNKGKPSGNPQGKNPSDLWQIALEEWSKEVWEIPNVKSNHPEKTIHPCQYPVELVERCVLALTNENDWVFDPFAGVGSSLIAALKHNRKAVGCEKEPQYLEIAKERINAYFSGTLITRPMGKPVYQPTGKEKISQVPDEWELKEIK comes from the coding sequence ATGAATAATCTGTCTATTTTTGAAAAAAGTACATCAATTGAAACACAATTTAATCCAGAGCATCGGTTAGTACTTTATCCAGGAAATGTTTACGAATTTTTAGCAACTATTCCTAACCAGTCTATTACCTTAATAGTTACTTCTCCTCCTTATAACTTAGGTAAAAATTATGAACAACGCATCTCAATTCAAGATTATCTTCAACAACAAGAACCAATTATTGAGGAATTAACTAGAGTTTTAAAATCAGATGGTAGTATTTGTTGGCAAGTTGGTAATTATGTTGAACAAGGTGAAATTTTTCCTTTAGATATTTTTTATTATCAAATCTTTAAAAAATACAATTTTTTGCTCAAAAATAGAATTATCTGGCATTTTGGACATGGACTGCACGCATCTAAAAAATTTTCTGGTCGTTACGAAACAATTCTTTGGTTTACTAAAAGCCAAAATTATATTTTCAATTTAGATGCAGTTAGAGTTCCTTCAAAATATCCAGGTAAACGTCACTATAAAGGAAAAAATAAAGGTAAACCTTCAGGTAACCCCCAAGGAAAAAATCCCTCAGATCTATGGCAAATTGCTTTAGAAGAATGGTCAAAAGAAGTCTGGGAAATCCCCAATGTTAAATCAAATCATCCAGAGAAAACAATTCATCCATGTCAATATCCTGTCGAATTAGTCGAAAGATGCGTTTTAGCTTTAACTAATGAAAATGATTGGGTATTCGATCCTTTTGCTGGTGTTGGTTCATCTTTGATTGCTGCCCTTAAACATAATCGTAAAGCAGTAGGTTGCGAAAAAGAACCACAATATTTAGAAATCGCTAAAGAACGAATTAATGCTTATTTTAGCGGTACGCTTATTACCAGACCAATGGGAAAACCAGTTTATCAACCGACAGGAAAAGAAAAAATTAGTCAAGTTCCTGATGAATGGGAATTGAAAGAGATAAAATAA
- a CDS encoding glutathione-dependent formaldehyde-activating GFA: protein MSEDKKSVIYQGGCHCGSVRFQVVVDRWEVEDCNCSICRKKGFLHLIVPPSNFTLLKGEEFLTTYTFNTGTAKHIFCSICGIHSFYYPRSHPGWIDINIRCLDDDVISQFQVKSFDGINWEENVHKIQNN from the coding sequence ATGAGTGAAGATAAAAAATCAGTTATTTATCAAGGTGGTTGTCATTGTGGGTCAGTCCGTTTTCAAGTAGTAGTTGATCGCTGGGAAGTAGAAGACTGTAACTGTTCAATTTGCCGTAAAAAAGGTTTTTTACATTTGATTGTACCACCAAGCAATTTCACTTTACTTAAAGGAGAAGAATTTTTAACTACTTATACTTTTAATACAGGGACAGCTAAACATATTTTTTGCTCGATTTGTGGGATTCATTCTTTTTACTATCCCCGCTCTCATCCTGGATGGATAGATATTAATATCCGCTGTTTAGACGACGATGTAATTTCTCAATTTCAAGTTAAATCTTTTGATGGGATAAACTGGGAAGAAAATGTTCATAAAATACAAAATAACTAA
- a CDS encoding glycosyl transferase family 39: MSSHQTSLWKRSQKNKLRQEEQWLEYFCIVGLLLASLLLFSTNLGSLPLLDGDEATIAQVAKEIWQAPEDSWRWLFPTLWEKPYLNQPPLIHNLIAGIYAIAGISEWTVRFPCALLTAISVILLYGIGREIFVARIPALFSALIYLTLLPIVHYGRLAILDGPLLCFELLTFWSILRARRDLRWTLIAGISFSLISLTQGITGLLVGLIVLIFLAWDTPRLITSVYLWSGIILGSIPVLFWYVAQWHYYQELLFDWRSIIQSWARIWSVVEGHPKIPGYYLIEILKFTWPWLIFAIYGWKLAWENRHWGWAKLILVWSGVYFLAISLMVTKLPWYILPLYPALALAGGIKLYQIYNLPSYTVYPRPFMVVLSLLAFIASVTGLYLIWQDDLELSLLLVCASVAITLTITALLIAKREVQFIFLLFWGTYISLFLLVSSSHWLWELNQAYPVKPVAQIIKQYVPKDQIVYTSFSYNRSSLNFYSEHQVVAVPQEQLQQYWQELSNSYLLIDHSTLKYLPIAKQNLIPVINNQSVDWFLAIKNLK, encoded by the coding sequence ATGTCATCTCATCAAACTTCTCTTTGGAAGCGCTCTCAAAAAAATAAACTACGTCAAGAAGAACAGTGGCTCGAATATTTTTGTATTGTTGGTTTATTATTGGCATCCTTACTGTTATTTAGTACTAATTTGGGTAGTTTACCTTTACTAGATGGAGATGAAGCTACGATCGCTCAAGTGGCTAAGGAAATTTGGCAAGCTCCCGAAGATTCTTGGCGTTGGCTTTTTCCTACTCTTTGGGAAAAACCTTATCTAAATCAACCTCCTCTGATTCATAATTTGATTGCTGGTATATATGCGATCGCAGGGATTAGTGAATGGACTGTGCGCTTTCCTTGTGCTTTACTCACTGCTATTTCAGTCATTTTACTTTATGGTATTGGTCGAGAAATTTTTGTTGCTCGTATTCCAGCTTTATTTTCAGCATTAATTTATTTAACTTTATTACCAATAGTTCATTACGGACGTTTAGCTATTTTAGATGGACCTTTACTTTGTTTTGAATTGCTGACTTTTTGGTCAATTCTACGGGCAAGAAGAGACTTACGTTGGACTTTAATTGCAGGAATTAGTTTTAGTTTAATTTCTCTAACTCAAGGAATTACAGGATTATTGGTAGGACTAATTGTTTTAATTTTTCTAGCTTGGGATACTCCTCGATTAATTACTTCGGTTTACCTTTGGAGTGGAATAATTCTAGGTAGTATACCAGTTCTATTTTGGTATGTGGCTCAATGGCATTATTATCAAGAGTTATTGTTTGATTGGAGAAGTATTATTCAATCTTGGGCAAGAATTTGGTCGGTAGTCGAAGGTCATCCCAAGATTCCTGGCTATTATTTGATTGAAATTCTCAAATTTACTTGGCCTTGGTTAATTTTCGCTATTTATGGTTGGAAACTAGCTTGGGAAAATCGTCATTGGGGTTGGGCAAAACTGATTTTGGTTTGGAGTGGAGTTTATTTTCTAGCGATTTCCTTAATGGTAACTAAACTACCTTGGTATATTTTGCCACTTTACCCAGCCTTGGCTTTGGCAGGAGGAATTAAACTGTATCAAATTTATAATTTACCCAGTTATACTGTTTATCCTCGTCCCTTCATGGTGGTATTAAGCTTATTAGCATTTATTGCTAGTGTCACTGGACTATATTTAATTTGGCAAGATGACTTAGAACTTTCTTTATTATTAGTTTGTGCTTCAGTCGCAATTACTCTGACAATCACAGCTTTATTGATAGCTAAAAGAGAAGTTCAATTTATCTTCTTGTTATTTTGGGGGACTTATATTTCTCTTTTCTTATTAGTTAGTTCATCTCACTGGCTTTGGGAATTAAATCAAGCTTATCCTGTTAAACCTGTTGCTCAAATAATCAAACAGTATGTACCTAAAGATCAAATCGTTTATACTTCTTTTAGTTATAATCGTTCCTCTTTAAATTTTTATAGTGAACACCAAGTAGTTGCTGTACCACAAGAGCAACTTCAACAATACTGGCAAGAATTATCTAATTCTTATTTATTAATTGATCACTCTACCTTAAAATATTTACCGATAGCCAAGCAAAATCTCATTCCAGTTATTAATAACCAGTCTGTTGATTGGTTTTTGGCAATAAAAAATCTTAAATAA
- a CDS encoding GAF sensor signal transduction histidine kinase: MLTLQTEREKLVAAIALRIRQSLDLDVILNQTVEEVRQFLQADRVLIFRFEPDWSGLIVVESLVSPWQAVFGQKIHDPCFTKNHIKQYQQGRVQVIENIYAANLSSCHIDLLASLEVKANLVVPIVAEEELWGLLIAQQCSGTRKWHLAEVELLKQLAIQVGIAIQQAELYQQVQSFNIYLERKVKQRTSQLQQALQFEALIRRVTEKVRDSFDEGQILQIVTQELAKVLKIERCKIELYDPLQEIATIVYEYTTSSLTCQGIVRQVADFPELYQQLLEKQTLQFVEIIPELSPKRTQATRLVCPIFDDQGILGNLWLLKPREQIFDKFEIRLVQQVANQCAIAIRQARLYETAQTQVQELAKLNNLKDDFLKTISHELRTPMSSILLASQTLEKLIETGQQQRIESRIFKQVFRIFKNSCKQQNKLVTDLLTLCYIDADNVTLMPEWVDLKVWLPTIVESFREQTQYHQQQLIINLLPELPLLESDLSFLERIVNELLNNACKYTPAGETIMVSAWATQDTLSLSFSNSGIEIASEEQKCIFEKFYRIPSHDPWQYGGTGIGLALVKKLVELLSATIEVESHASQTTFTLQFPLEAKNLA, encoded by the coding sequence ATGCTTACTTTACAGACTGAGAGAGAGAAATTGGTAGCAGCCATTGCTCTTCGGATTAGGCAGTCTCTAGATTTAGATGTTATTCTCAATCAAACAGTAGAAGAAGTTAGACAATTTTTACAAGCAGATCGAGTATTAATCTTTCGCTTTGAACCCGATTGGAGTGGACTGATAGTAGTAGAATCTTTGGTTTCACCTTGGCAAGCGGTTTTTGGTCAAAAAATTCATGACCCCTGTTTTACAAAAAATCATATTAAACAATATCAACAGGGAAGAGTTCAAGTCATAGAAAATATTTACGCTGCTAACTTATCTTCCTGTCACATTGATTTACTAGCTAGTCTTGAGGTAAAAGCCAACTTAGTTGTGCCGATTGTAGCAGAAGAAGAGTTATGGGGTTTGTTAATTGCCCAACAGTGTAGTGGTACTCGGAAATGGCATTTAGCTGAAGTCGAATTACTGAAACAATTAGCAATTCAAGTAGGAATTGCCATTCAACAAGCCGAACTCTACCAACAAGTCCAAAGTTTCAATATTTACCTCGAAAGAAAAGTTAAGCAGCGCACCAGTCAACTACAACAAGCTTTACAGTTTGAAGCTTTAATTCGGCGAGTTACAGAAAAAGTTAGAGACAGCTTTGATGAAGGACAAATTTTGCAAATTGTTACTCAAGAATTAGCAAAGGTTCTCAAGATTGAACGCTGCAAAATCGAACTTTACGATCCTCTTCAAGAAATAGCAACTATTGTTTATGAATATACAACCAGTTCTCTTACTTGCCAGGGTATAGTGAGACAAGTAGCCGATTTTCCAGAATTATATCAACAACTTTTAGAGAAACAAACTTTACAATTTGTCGAAATAATTCCCGAACTCAGTCCGAAAAGAACCCAAGCTACCCGGCTGGTTTGTCCAATTTTTGACGATCAAGGAATTTTAGGCAATCTTTGGTTATTGAAACCGAGAGAGCAAATATTTGATAAATTTGAAATTCGTTTGGTACAGCAAGTTGCCAATCAATGCGCGATCGCTATTCGTCAGGCTCGACTTTATGAAACTGCTCAAACACAAGTACAGGAATTAGCAAAACTCAATAATCTTAAAGACGACTTTCTTAAAACTATTTCCCATGAATTACGTACTCCGATGAGTAGTATTTTGCTTGCTTCTCAAACTCTTGAAAAACTGATCGAGACTGGTCAGCAACAGAGAATTGAGTCTCGTATATTTAAGCAAGTGTTTAGAATTTTTAAAAACTCTTGTAAGCAACAAAATAAACTAGTTACCGATCTACTGACTCTTTGTTATATCGATGCCGATAACGTCACTTTGATGCCCGAATGGGTCGATCTCAAAGTTTGGCTTCCAACAATAGTAGAATCTTTCCGAGAACAAACTCAATATCACCAGCAACAGTTAATTATCAATCTCTTACCCGAATTACCTTTATTAGAATCCGATCTTTCTTTTTTAGAACGGATTGTCAACGAACTACTTAATAATGCTTGTAAGTACACCCCTGCGGGAGAGACAATTATGGTTTCTGCTTGGGCGACACAAGATACACTTAGTTTAAGTTTTAGCAATTCTGGCATAGAAATTGCATCAGAAGAACAAAAATGCATCTTTGAAAAATTTTATCGGATTCCCAGTCACGATCCTTGGCAATATGGTGGAACTGGTATCGGATTAGCTTTAGTCAAGAAGTTGGTAGAACTGTTAAGTGCAACTATTGAAGTTGAGAGTCACGCTAGCCAAACAACATTTACACTTCAATTTCCTTTAGAAGCCAAAAACCTAGCTTAA
- a CDS encoding cobalamin biosynthesis protein CobD, producing MLALEQVFLVLLLAAIWDYLIGDPSGWLHPVQVMGWAITKFTKFTLNLYQQPRQRRLQGILLSLLLIFGSSVFGWLIVWVSNLINFWLGIIIATVVLASCFAGKSLRLAAEDVLQPLGKGDLKTARFRLSFYVGRDTDNLSESEILRAILETVAENAVDGVTAPLFYAILGAFIPGIGSVPLALGYKAASTLDSMIGYRHEPYTDLGWFSAQLEDRLTWVPCRLTVLTLALYSGKPRQVLALCRQDAVKDPSPNSGWSEGIYAAILGVQLGGVNTYQGIVKQKPLLGEAIHPITPKIVQQALGLTRGCFLWWLAIALIVQVLLTILIYH from the coding sequence ATGCTGGCACTAGAACAGGTATTTTTAGTCTTACTGCTTGCAGCTATTTGGGATTATCTAATTGGAGATCCTAGCGGTTGGCTACATCCTGTTCAAGTAATGGGTTGGGCAATTACTAAATTTACTAAATTTACCCTCAATTTGTATCAGCAACCAAGGCAACGTCGTCTGCAAGGAATTTTGTTAAGTTTACTCTTAATTTTTGGTAGCAGTGTGTTTGGTTGGTTGATTGTCTGGGTAAGCAATTTAATTAATTTTTGGTTGGGGATAATAATAGCAACCGTGGTGCTAGCAAGTTGCTTTGCAGGAAAAAGTTTAAGATTAGCAGCCGAAGATGTTCTTCAACCTTTGGGAAAAGGAGATCTCAAAACGGCTCGTTTTCGTTTAAGTTTTTATGTCGGTCGAGATACGGATAATTTATCTGAGTCAGAAATTTTGCGGGCTATTTTGGAGACTGTAGCAGAAAATGCAGTTGATGGTGTAACTGCACCTTTGTTTTATGCGATTTTGGGGGCGTTTATCCCAGGAATAGGTAGTGTTCCGTTAGCTTTGGGTTATAAGGCTGCAAGTACTCTAGATTCGATGATTGGTTATCGTCATGAACCTTATACGGATCTAGGATGGTTTAGCGCGCAATTGGAAGATCGACTGACTTGGGTTCCTTGTCGTTTAACAGTTTTAACGTTGGCTTTATATTCAGGAAAACCAAGACAAGTTTTAGCTTTGTGTCGTCAAGATGCAGTTAAAGACCCTAGCCCTAATTCTGGTTGGAGTGAAGGTATTTATGCTGCAATTTTAGGAGTGCAGTTGGGAGGAGTTAATACTTATCAAGGAATAGTCAAGCAGAAGCCATTGTTGGGCGAAGCAATTCATCCCATTACCCCAAAAATCGTTCAACAAGCTTTGGGGTTGACTCGTGGTTGTTTTTTATGGTGGCTCGCGATCGCTTTAATTGTGCAAGTATTGTTGACAATCTTGATTTACCACTAA
- a CDS encoding UspA domain protein — translation MVFKKILIALDRSSQTTMIFKQALAIAETQGSQLMLFNCLDLHTEEISPVIGIGTLGDANMYNTFQRLQHENLQKDIGQIKDWLATYCEYANAKNITAQSDCRIGNPGVLICDRAKDWGADLIILGRRGYSGLSELIMGSVSNYVTHHADCSVLVIQGIQTEEGDEITQKSKQI, via the coding sequence ATGGTTTTCAAAAAAATTTTAATTGCCTTAGATCGTTCCTCTCAAACAACAATGATTTTTAAACAAGCTTTAGCTATAGCAGAAACTCAGGGCAGTCAATTAATGTTATTTAACTGTTTAGATCTTCACACTGAAGAAATTAGTCCTGTCATTGGGATTGGAACTTTAGGTGATGCCAATATGTACAATACTTTTCAACGACTACAACATGAAAATTTGCAAAAAGATATTGGACAAATCAAAGATTGGCTAGCAACTTACTGTGAATATGCTAACGCTAAAAATATAACCGCTCAATCAGATTGTCGGATTGGAAATCCTGGGGTTTTAATTTGCGATCGCGCTAAAGATTGGGGTGCAGATTTAATTATTCTTGGTCGTCGGGGTTACAGTGGTTTGTCAGAATTAATTATGGGAAGTGTGAGTAATTATGTTACTCATCATGCTGATTGTTCTGTATTAGTAATTCAAGGAATTCAAACTGAAGAAGGTGACGAAATTACTCAAAAATCTAAACAAATATAA
- the abrB gene encoding transcriptional regulator AbrB — MAKTNQPQPLTGQELLTKVKELGNLSKEEKARECGYYTVTKNGVERVNMMKFLNALIDAEGIELDSTSNGQGRGGRSASYRISVQSNHNLLIGSAYTKKMGLKPGDEFEITLGRKHIHLRQLDADEQE, encoded by the coding sequence ATGGCAAAAACAAACCAACCGCAACCTTTAACAGGACAAGAGTTGCTGACCAAAGTAAAGGAGTTAGGCAATCTCTCTAAAGAAGAAAAAGCAAGAGAGTGTGGCTATTACACCGTTACTAAAAATGGAGTAGAACGAGTTAATATGATGAAATTCCTTAATGCTTTGATTGATGCAGAAGGAATTGAATTAGATAGCACTTCTAACGGTCAAGGAAGAGGTGGTCGTTCTGCTAGTTATCGTATTAGTGTACAGTCTAACCATAATTTGTTGATTGGTTCTGCTTATACAAAAAAAATGGGTTTAAAACCAGGAGATGAATTTGAAATAACATTAGGTAGAAAACACATTCATCTTCGCCAACTTGATGCTGACGAACAAGAGTAA
- a CDS encoding Pentapeptide repeat protein, with protein sequence MNTEDLLKRYAMGERDFRGVNLSQMILRGVDLQAIDLSQAYLTGADCREIDLSKAILCEANLSQTILTEANLTRTNLEKAVLHRVSLQLVNLSQGILTEADLREANLTEALLYKTSLGKAQLQGAVLSRAILQRTFLRGANLSHAILWEANLQEANLTNADLTGADLRGANLEGAFLVEANLFQASLEQVNLNKAILTGAIMPDGSVYSEQ encoded by the coding sequence ATGAACACAGAAGATTTGTTGAAACGTTATGCAATGGGGGAAAGAGACTTTAGAGGAGTTAACCTTTCTCAGATGATTTTACGAGGAGTAGACTTACAAGCGATCGATTTGAGTCAAGCTTATTTGACAGGAGCAGATTGTAGAGAAATTGACTTAAGCAAAGCAATCCTGTGTGAAGCTAATCTCAGCCAAACTATATTAACTGAAGCTAATTTAACCAGAACGAATTTAGAAAAAGCGGTTTTACACAGAGTATCATTACAACTGGTTAATTTGAGTCAAGGAATTTTAACTGAAGCTGATTTAAGAGAGGCTAATTTAACGGAAGCACTTTTATATAAAACTTCTTTAGGGAAAGCTCAATTACAGGGAGCAGTTTTGAGCCGAGCTATTTTACAAAGAACATTTTTACGAGGTGCAAATTTAAGTCATGCAATCTTGTGGGAAGCAAATCTGCAAGAAGCAAATTTAACCAATGCAGATTTAACAGGAGCAGACTTGAGAGGAGCAAATCTAGAAGGAGCTTTTTTGGTAGAAGCGAATTTATTTCAGGCTTCTTTAGAACAGGTAAATTTAAATAAAGCAATTTTGACAGGTGCAATTATGCCTGATGGAAGCGTTTACAGTGAACAGTGA
- a CDS encoding DNA-cytosine methyltransferase, whose amino-acid sequence MKIVSLFSGCGGMDLGFIWSGYQVVWANDIDHYACETYKLNIGNHIIEADIAQIDFFSIPDCDVILGGFPCQDFSMIWKRKGIESDRGNLYQYFVKAVALKQPLFFVAENVRGLLTANKGKAIQKIIEDFENCGYKINADIYNFADYGTPQLRERVLIIGIRKDIDFNYQKPQPTHNNYITAGEALRGVEKAIYNNETLKIRPKTTKILELIPEGGNFQSIPKDSPYYVKGMISHVYRRLDRNKPATTIIAAGGGGTWGYHFSEPRPLTNRERARLFGYPDDFKFIGKIADVRRQIGNSVSPVAIKVIADELKPIFNIKSKQNVLHKGLRKRTQTNFHQNGLNQYQQLQLPLVFEKYSVKTEKILELIQEEDMMPSSRVHTASNTIKQQYNLVNTINNEETDLLFINENTYLTPNQALKFFELCKRDIQPKDLEFRRKKNLKIGDETIQPEIVFQRVRGSRNRVCCQLRDLENYILNIYKHSIDLEYNDAKIVIENYDEVLHRSKKHGMRGQRNFTGKIEDEVRGKLAEHGFSKYLANLNNIEFPVDYSKVSDSNTKRDAGDFTQVVINYQMYDIPQQYHISLKSTNGNYLAIPQHEIDWEGEIFVLVKLHIKETFLYQAIKAGLQLAQLNLNENLGWLEIRGFISKNDFKNSYVSKKLPDGTELSYPNYIKAPIQLNQNISQLTDLLETIKKLVL is encoded by the coding sequence ATGAAAATTGTTTCACTATTTAGTGGTTGTGGAGGAATGGATTTAGGATTTATTTGGTCAGGCTATCAAGTAGTTTGGGCAAATGATATCGATCATTATGCTTGTGAAACATATAAATTAAATATTGGCAATCATATTATTGAAGCTGATATTGCTCAAATAGATTTTTTTTCTATTCCCGATTGTGACGTAATTTTAGGGGGTTTTCCTTGTCAGGATTTTTCTATGATTTGGAAACGAAAAGGAATTGAAAGCGATCGCGGTAATCTTTATCAATATTTTGTTAAAGCAGTAGCTCTCAAACAACCTTTATTTTTTGTAGCAGAAAATGTTAGAGGGTTGTTAACAGCAAACAAAGGAAAAGCTATTCAAAAAATTATTGAAGATTTTGAAAATTGTGGTTATAAAATCAATGCAGATATTTACAATTTTGCCGATTATGGTACGCCACAACTCAGAGAAAGAGTTTTAATAATTGGTATTAGAAAAGATATTGATTTTAATTATCAAAAACCACAACCAACTCATAATAATTATATTACGGCTGGAGAAGCTTTAAGAGGTGTAGAAAAAGCAATTTATAATAATGAAACTCTTAAAATTAGACCTAAAACCACAAAGATTTTAGAGCTAATTCCTGAAGGCGGGAATTTTCAATCTATTCCTAAAGATTCTCCTTATTATGTTAAAGGAATGATTTCTCATGTCTATAGAAGATTAGATCGCAACAAACCTGCAACTACTATTATTGCAGCAGGAGGTGGAGGAACATGGGGATATCATTTCTCTGAACCTAGACCTTTAACTAATCGAGAGAGAGCGCGTTTGTTTGGTTATCCAGATGATTTTAAATTTATCGGCAAGATAGCAGATGTACGCAGACAAATAGGTAATTCAGTATCCCCTGTGGCGATTAAAGTTATAGCAGATGAACTTAAACCGATTTTTAATATTAAATCTAAACAAAACGTACTTCACAAAGGTTTGAGGAAGCGTACGCAGACAAATTTTCATCAAAATGGGTTGAATCAATATCAACAGTTGCAATTACCTTTGGTATTTGAAAAATATTCGGTTAAAACAGAAAAGATACTAGAACTGATCCAAGAAGAAGATATGATGCCCAGTAGTCGTGTACATACAGCTTCTAATACAATTAAACAACAATATAATCTTGTCAACACAATTAATAACGAAGAAACTGATCTATTATTTATCAATGAAAATACTTATTTAACTCCAAATCAAGCTTTAAAATTTTTTGAGTTATGCAAGAGAGATATTCAACCAAAAGATTTAGAGTTTAGAAGAAAAAAAAACCTCAAAATAGGAGATGAAACTATTCAACCAGAAATAGTTTTCCAACGAGTTAGGGGTTCTCGAAATCGAGTATGCTGTCAATTAAGAGATTTAGAAAACTATATTCTCAATATATACAAGCATTCAATAGATTTAGAATATAATGACGCTAAAATTGTCATTGAAAATTATGATGAAGTTCTTCATAGGTCGAAAAAACATGGAATGAGAGGACAGCGAAACTTTACTGGAAAAATTGAAGATGAAGTCAGAGGCAAGCTAGCGGAGCATGGGTTTAGTAAATATCTTGCTAATTTAAATAATATTGAATTCCCTGTCGACTACTCTAAAGTAAGTGATTCTAATACAAAAAGAGATGCTGGAGATTTTACTCAAGTAGTTATAAATTATCAAATGTATGATATTCCGCAGCAATATCATATATCTTTAAAATCTACAAACGGTAACTACTTAGCAATTCCACAGCATGAAATTGACTGGGAAGGAGAAATATTCGTGTTAGTCAAACTCCATATTAAAGAAACGTTTTTATATCAAGCAATTAAAGCGGGTCTACAATTAGCTCAACTTAATCTTAATGAAAACCTTGGTTGGTTAGAAATCCGAGGTTTTATTAGTAAAAATGATTTTAAAAATAGTTATGTAAGTAAAAAATTACCAGATGGAACAGAGCTAAGTTATCCTAACTATATCAAAGCACCAATACAGTTAAATCAAAATATTAGTCAATTAACAGATTTGCTAGAAACAATCAAAAAATTAGTTCTTTAA
- a CDS encoding transcriptional regulator, BadM/Rrf2 family: MKLTTKGHYSVKALLDLSLQPGYGPASVNAIAQRQGLPAPYLEKLLIEMRRAGLVNSIRGAQGGYQLACQPKQISLGQILEAVGENINPLSSYTPDINIAEDWVTFSLWKKLNQKLKEALYSITLADLYYDARSWQAAQGEENNFIV, translated from the coding sequence ATGAAGTTAACAACTAAAGGTCACTATAGTGTAAAAGCATTGTTAGATCTTAGTTTACAACCAGGATACGGACCGGCATCAGTTAATGCGATCGCACAACGTCAGGGTTTACCTGCACCTTATTTGGAAAAATTATTGATAGAAATGAGGCGTGCTGGATTAGTTAATTCTATTAGAGGAGCGCAAGGAGGTTATCAATTAGCTTGTCAACCAAAACAAATTTCTTTAGGGCAAATTTTGGAAGCCGTTGGAGAAAATATCAATCCTTTATCTAGCTATACACCTGATATAAATATCGCTGAAGATTGGGTAACTTTTAGTTTGTGGAAAAAACTAAACCAAAAATTGAAAGAAGCTTTATATAGTATTACTTTAGCCGATCTATATTATGATGCTCGCAGTTGGCAAGCAGCCCAAGGAGAAGAAAATAATTTTATTGTTTAA